CGGTGAATCGCAGGGAGATCACAATTACGTCGCTCGTCGTACTCGCTCTACTTCTAGCGACGACTCCAATATACAATTAAACAATATAAGTACACGGAGAACACGTTTAAGACGCGGACAAGTAGGTAATACCGACCATGACTATAGTTCGTTAAGAGCGCTAAGCGAGGAAGTCATAGATGTCGCCGAAAATGAGCCCAATACTGAGCAATCGGAGGAGCAATCAAGCAGCCATGAAGAAGACAACAATGTTGATGAAGATGCGGCTGATGGTGAGGCGGAAGTAAATGACCTCGCTGAAGTTGAGGAGGAAGTTAATGACCTTGCTGAAGAAGCACAACAAATGCTAACAGAATCTTTGCCTCATGAACAACCAACAAGTGACGAAGGATCTGAGATTGGTACTAAATAGACATTTTtaatgatatatacatacatatgtataatgtaaTCACGTTTATAATATTGTTTAGCTGTTGGACACGAACCTACTCCACTTGACGCTTTGCCAGGCCCTAGTATTGGCGCAGATTCTGCTGCTACTGACATGCCCAACAACGAGGTCTCAACGGTAAATTTGGTTTCTCCATCACCACCAAAGAAGCGAAAGCGACTCAGTACAGGCACTCCAAAATCGAACACACCGCGGCTAAAATCCAGCGACGGCAACGGTCTTGATGAAGATGAGGAAGACGAAGGTTTAATATGCCCTATTTGCCTCGACAACTGGGAGATGTCAGGTGAACACCGCCTAGTGTCCTTGCGCTGCGGACATCTCTTCGGCGATTCCTGCATTCGCCGCTGGTTAGCAGAGAGTGCACGCCAGTCAGGCAACAAGGCTTGTCCACAATGCAAAGCAAAGGCGGCAATCCGCGATATACGTTGTTTGTACGCTAAGCGAGTAAGAGCAATCGATCGCAGCGAAGAGCATCGCTTACGCGATCAACTGGAGATAGAGCGTTGCCGCTCACAATCATTACAAACAGAAGTATCCGCTTTAAAAATGGCACATCAATTGGTAACCATACAAATGAAAAACCTTCAAGCAGATAATGATCGCATGAAACAAATCCTACGAAATGGTGGTGTCAATAGCTTCAGCTATGAAGCCAGCTTCGCCAAAAACAAGCAATTGCTAAGACTCCAGATGCAACGGATTTATCTCGAGCGTACAATTGAGTTGACACGCGAGGCGGGATGCCGAGTATTAATCCATGCTGAACAGCATTCCTGTATTTTGGCCTCACAGAAAAGTGCGCAAGGTCTCTTTCCTGGATATGGCGTGCGCTTCATCGATATGCCTACATTCCGTACCTCAACATTCTTGCATGCGTCCTCGAAATTATTGCGAGATATTTGCTTAAGTGCCGATCAACAGCTTCTGGCTGTGGCAAGCATGGAAACACGTTCCAAATTGTTCGATTTACGCAACCGCCAAGTGGCTTCCACATACGAACCAGGTGATAAGATGGTGTGGGCCTGTGCTATGGACCGCAAAGAGCGAGTAAATGTATTGTATTTGGGTTCCTCCAGTGGCAGCACATACACGTATGATATGCGTTTCCCTGAAAACATTTTGGAGGAATATAAAACTGAGGGTGAGTTGAGATTCCTTATAGTTGTTGCAAAACTTTTACAATTGTTAAGTTTTTAGGTGATTTAAGTACTGTGATTAATGTGGCCAGTGTATCGCCATGCAATGATTTTCCTCACGGCGGCTTTCTTGTTTGCAAACTGCAATCACTTTGGTTCTATGAATACACTGATAGCGGCATCACAACTATGGCCACTCGTCTTCCTTTAGATGGCCCCTTCTTTTCCATGCGTTATGATGCCGTTCATGAGACGCTGCTAGTATCGGCCCGGTGTAGTGTGCGCCACCCACAGTCACGGTATATTGTCGGGCGTTTGGAAAAGGTGGA
This genomic stretch from Bactrocera dorsalis isolate Fly_Bdor chromosome 5, ASM2337382v1, whole genome shotgun sequence harbors:
- the LOC105233510 gene encoding E3 ubiquitin-protein ligase RFWD3 → MPNSHGESQGDHNYVARRTRSTSSDDSNIQLNNISTRRTRLRRGQVGNTDHDYSSLRALSEEVIDVAENEPNTEQSEEQSSSHEEDNNVDEDAADGEAEVNDLAEVEEEVNDLAEEAQQMLTESLPHEQPTSDEGSEIAVGHEPTPLDALPGPSIGADSAATDMPNNEVSTVNLVSPSPPKKRKRLSTGTPKSNTPRLKSSDGNGLDEDEEDEGLICPICLDNWEMSGEHRLVSLRCGHLFGDSCIRRWLAESARQSGNKACPQCKAKAAIRDIRCLYAKRVRAIDRSEEHRLRDQLEIERCRSQSLQTEVSALKMAHQLVTIQMKNLQADNDRMKQILRNGGVNSFSYEASFAKNKQLLRLQMQRIYLERTIELTREAGCRVLIHAEQHSCILASQKSAQGLFPGYGVRFIDMPTFRTSTFLHASSKLLRDICLSADQQLLAVASMETRSKLFDLRNRQVASTYEPGDKMVWACAMDRKERVNVLYLGSSSGSTYTYDMRFPENILEEYKTEGDLSTVINVASVSPCNDFPHGGFLVCKLQSLWFYEYTDSGITTMATRLPLDGPFFSMRYDAVHETLLVSARCSVRHPQSRYIVGRLEKVDNTTTLNVKVTFHGSKATPVMTRCAQVAVEANTLVAGYIQDVKQLALFDVRREQRVQSMPAQEVIYDICPVYTSDTTYLAGLSDTKCRMYKLMSSDT